The following are encoded in a window of Fibrobacter sp. UWB13 genomic DNA:
- a CDS encoding TIGR02147 family protein — MKPITDYQDYRCYVQDYYDERKRVSSFSWREFARAAGFTSPTYLKLVCEGKTRLSSVGAEKVGAAMHLVGYELDYFKLMVECCHAKTDADRKVIFESMLKIAKDNAVKVVDGDAYKYFETWIHPVVRELAPVMPGATPGEIARRCCLDASAGEVRESLNFMVDAGLLKKNGDAYEQVDRHLTGSPEIMSVAMRSLHHEMIHFADEALEKFSSTERNYSGLTMGISDEDYEQIVQEIDACRKRIAQIALKGRGVGRVYRLNLQLFPLTWEEGKNHA, encoded by the coding sequence TATTACGATGAACGCAAACGCGTATCATCGTTTTCCTGGCGTGAATTTGCACGTGCGGCTGGTTTTACGTCGCCGACTTACTTGAAGCTTGTCTGTGAAGGCAAAACGCGCCTTTCGTCCGTTGGTGCAGAAAAAGTCGGTGCCGCAATGCATTTGGTGGGTTACGAGCTAGACTATTTTAAGTTGATGGTGGAATGCTGCCATGCCAAAACGGATGCGGACCGCAAAGTCATTTTTGAATCAATGCTGAAGATTGCGAAAGACAATGCTGTGAAAGTTGTCGATGGCGATGCGTATAAGTATTTTGAAACATGGATTCATCCGGTGGTGAGAGAGCTAGCACCGGTGATGCCTGGAGCGACTCCGGGTGAAATTGCGAGGCGTTGTTGTTTGGATGCCTCAGCGGGGGAAGTCCGCGAGTCGCTCAATTTTATGGTAGATGCAGGACTGCTGAAGAAAAACGGGGATGCCTACGAACAGGTCGATAGGCATCTGACGGGGTCTCCTGAAATTATGTCGGTGGCGATGCGTTCTTTGCATCATGAGATGATCCATTTTGCAGATGAAGCTCTTGAAAAATTCTCGTCGACGGAACGCAATTATTCTGGGCTTACCATGGGAATTTCGGACGAGGATTACGAGCAAATTGTGCAAGAAATTGATGCTTGCCGCAAGCGCATCGCTCAAATCGCTTTGAAGGGCCGTGGCGTCGGTCGTGTCTACAGGTTGAATTTACAGTTGTTCCCGCTGACGTGGGAGGAGGGAAAAAATCATGCTTAA